DNA sequence from the Colletotrichum destructivum chromosome 9, complete sequence genome:
AAGTACGTCTCTCGAAGGGAAAACGAAATAAAATGAAAAGAAAATAGTCCGGCAAATAGGATCAAACCACTTCTTTCGCCGACCCCCACCAGATCGTGTAGACTCGGTCAACGCCAAACAATGtacatccccctccccttctcccttaATAGCCGGCCCATACTCCATAAAATAGAATCGGTAGTGGTGAATGCTCGTATCAGTCGTGACGAGAGCGCGTCTTCATTCCATCGCTCTGTGTAATCTCACCCAGGCTTTTGTACGAGGCTTTCTCTTTTTTGTTCCCTCCGCGTGAGCTCCCTTTTGTTTTGCGTTGAATGGCACTAAGCATAGCTCATGTCCCCTCTGCGATggctgacgacctcgagtGTCGTGCCAAGATTATGGCCGAGGTAGCCAATCATGGCTTTGCTGACTTCGGGGTCTTCCGAGAGATCGGCGCAGACGTCGCGGAACTGCGCGTAGACCTCCTCCAGCTTGCGCAGCTCACGATTCAGgatctcgagctcgagccATCTGCCATCCTCACCACCCAACGTGTACGCACCAAGACTGACACCGAGCCCACCCCCGGGACTGAGCTGGTTAACCTGGGGCACCATGCCGTTCTCAAAGTAGGTGTGACTGGCGTTCTTGTAAAAGCTCGTGATCTTGCCGATGACAGTGGCCAGAAGCATGGCGGATGTGTGGGTCCCCGAGCGGCTCATGCATCTGTTGCAGGAAAGCATGGCGGCGCACCCCTCGACAGCCTTGCGGTTGAGAGAGAGCACGAGATCAAAGGGAGGCGCTTGTGGAGATGAGGCATTGTGTAAAGCTTGTAGTGACTGCAGGCAAACGGTAAAGCAATTGCAAGAACTGCTGCCTCCTGAGGACGAAGACTTGTGTCTGACAGCTGGGCGCATGTTGGGTGTGGTGGAGGGACTGGGAAAGtaagccgccgccgccatgttGCTCGGTGTGGGCATGGCTGTGTAAGGCATCATGTCGTGCTGAGTTGGATCTCcccacggcgccgccgccatatGAGCTGCCATGGCCATATCCATGGACTGAGAGCGCCCGTGGTGGGGGTTCATGTGTGCGCCGGCCATCGTCATGTCGGGATACGGTGCTGCAGAGAAGTCTGTAGGAGGTGTCCAAGGCATACCGCCTCCGTACATGTCTCCTGCCGGATCTTGGTGGTCTCTAGGGGTTgtgtcgtcgacgccgagcatgGCAAGCCCagaagagatggaggggTTTCTGCTCATGGCGCCCTCCATGCTTGTGGGAGTATGCCAACCGGGCTCCATCTTGTACATGCCGGGGTGCTGGCTAAACATCAGGTTTTTCTCGTCCATGATAGGAGATAGGTCGGTCATGTCCATGTGGACGGTGTTGGCGTGGCTCGGCGCGCTGTGATCCGACTTTGGCTTGCCGGCTCTGCTTGAGGGGGAATAACGACATTCGAGACCGCAAGCGAGGCATCTGGAGCAGATTGGCCTTGCTTTGGAGCATTTGACCTTGGCCAAGAAGCACCCGTCGCAGGAGGCCCGAAGTCGGGGTTGTCGGGGCTTGGAGCTGGAAGACATTGTTGACTATGGCGAGTCTCTCGAGGCTGAAAGGGAGTTTCTCTGTAAAGAAGGTTGGGTATCTTGATCTAACGAAGAATTGCGTGTCCCAGAGAACTGCGGTGATGGCGGAAGGGGCAAGCCACTATTAAAGAGCTGGGCAACGACAGTAGGTATTAGAGTTCTAGAGGTGGTGCGAGTGAGATGTCTGTGTGAAGATCGATAACAACAAGGTAGAAGTCGAAAGAGGATTAGCAAGCTACTCAGGCTTCCTGTGAGGGTGCGACTGGAGTGCAGGAGGAGCTCCGAGAGCGACGGGTCGAGGATTAGAGCGAAAGTGCGCGGAATCTAGCCGACTGCAAGGCAGACAGCGGCGAGTATAGGAAAGAAACGGGGTTACGAAACAGGAACGGAAACGGTCACGGCCATTACCCAGTGTCCAAGAGGGACGAGCATGGAGCGAAAGTCCGGGTGTTTCTGTAGGAAGGGACGAGAGAAGGGACTTGTAAGAGCGAGGAGCATGCGACATGGATGGAAATGAGCGGGCGATGAATGGTTAAAAAGCGAAGGCTCCGATTTAGAAGTGTTATGCCTTTGACTTATACGCAGCAAGTTACCCCCTCTCCCCGTCCATGTACAAGGGGGGGCTGTGATTTTCACAGAGGGCGTGGCCAAACGGACCCAGGTATTCGTGAGCGGCCCACTGTGGAAAGagaggtgggggggggggggggagagagagagagagagagagagagagagacaagcGCGCGCAGTACGCAGTGAGTGAGAGCCAAACCCTTACCCAATGTGAGGTGTGCATGTATGTATTGAAAGCTACTAGTGTGCGCgactgtgtgtgtgtgtgtgtgtgtgtgtgtggtaaGAAATGAGGGCAGATGGAGTTGCAGAGcgaggggaaaaaagaaaacgggCCATGTGAACGCCCAGCAGGTTTCCGTACGCTGCACTCATTCAGTGTCATGGTGGACATGAGCTGGCTTGCCCACACCGCAGAGACCCTTGGTCCTCGAGTGCGGTTGGCATTGGGTACGTTTCTCATCCATGCAGACCAGAGCTCTCTCGACCGCTTGGACGAGGTGGCCTGACCAGATCGGGGAGACAGCGGAGGCGGCAGCTCAGCATGGGGCGACGCAGAACGGGATATGCCAAACCAGGCCAGATTTGAGGCATGTACAAGACGATTTGGGCTGGGTGAAACCATTAATGGGCATACCGGCAACGTAGGTGGCACCCCCGTTTTTGGTCGGTGTGAGAAAAGAGATGGTTGAGCTGAGAGCGAAGCCATTCGAATGCGTGTTACGAGTGGTGAAGGACCTTAAATTTGTCCTGCTGGGA
Encoded proteins:
- a CDS encoding Putative aflatoxin regulatory protein encodes the protein MSSSSKPRQPRLRASCDGCFLAKVKCSKARPICSRCLACGLECRYSPSSRAGKPKSDHSAPSHANTVHMDMTDLSPIMDEKNLMFSQHPGMYKMEPGWHTPTSMEGAMSRNPSISSGLAMLGVDDTTPRDHQDPAGDMYGGGMPWTPPTDFSAAPYPDMTMAGAHMNPHHGRSQSMDMAMAAHMAAAPWGDPTQHDMMPYTAMPTPSNMAAAAYFPSPSTTPNMRPAVRHKSSSSGGSSSCNCFTVCLQSLQALHNASSPQAPPFDLVLSLNRKAVEGCAAMLSCNRCMSRSGTHTSAMLLATVIGKITSFYKNASHTYFENGMVPQVNQLSPGGGLGVSLGAYTLGGEDGRWLELEILNRELRKLEEVYAQFRDVCADLSEDPEVSKAMIGYLGHNLGTTLEVVSHRRGDMSYA